A section of the Streptomyces sp. V3I8 genome encodes:
- a CDS encoding acyl-CoA dehydrogenase family protein, with product MNLELSGEQIAVRQLARDFVAREITPNVIAWDRAEEVDRSIVKKLGEVGFLGLTVDEEYGGSGGDHLAYCLVTEELGRGDSSVRGIVSVSLGLVAKTVASWGSEEHKRRWLPGLTSGDHVGCFGLTEPGTGSDAGNLSTKAVRDGDEYVVNGTKTFITNGTWADVVLLFARSTDAPGHRGVSAFLVPTDTPGLSRRTIHGKLGLRGQATAELVLQDVRVPASAMLGPEGKGFSVAMSALAKGRMSVAAGCVGIAQAALDAAVTYATEREQFGKVIARHQLVQELISDIAVDVDAARLLTWRVADLVDRGEPFATESSKAKLFASEAAVRAANNALQVFGGYGYIDEYPAGKLLRDARVMTLYEGTSQIQKLVIGRALTGVSAF from the coding sequence GTGAACCTGGAACTCAGCGGGGAGCAGATCGCCGTCCGGCAGCTGGCCAGGGATTTCGTCGCCCGCGAGATCACCCCGAACGTGATCGCCTGGGACCGTGCGGAGGAGGTGGACCGCTCGATCGTCAAGAAGCTCGGCGAGGTCGGCTTCCTCGGCCTCACCGTCGACGAGGAGTACGGCGGCTCCGGCGGCGACCACCTCGCGTACTGCCTCGTGACGGAGGAACTGGGCCGCGGCGACTCCTCGGTGCGCGGCATCGTCTCGGTCTCGCTCGGCCTGGTCGCCAAGACCGTCGCGTCGTGGGGGAGCGAGGAGCACAAGCGCCGGTGGCTGCCCGGGCTCACCTCCGGCGATCACGTCGGCTGCTTCGGCCTCACCGAACCGGGCACCGGCTCCGACGCGGGCAACCTGTCGACGAAGGCGGTCCGCGACGGCGACGAGTACGTCGTCAACGGCACCAAGACGTTCATCACCAACGGCACCTGGGCGGACGTCGTCCTGCTCTTCGCCCGCTCGACGGACGCCCCCGGCCACCGGGGCGTCTCCGCTTTCCTGGTGCCGACGGACACCCCCGGCCTCAGCCGCCGCACCATCCACGGCAAGCTCGGACTGCGTGGCCAGGCCACCGCCGAACTGGTCCTGCAGGACGTCCGCGTCCCCGCCTCGGCGATGCTCGGCCCCGAGGGCAAGGGCTTCTCCGTCGCCATGTCCGCGCTGGCCAAGGGCCGGATGTCGGTGGCGGCGGGCTGCGTGGGGATCGCCCAGGCGGCGCTGGACGCCGCCGTGACGTACGCGACCGAGCGCGAGCAGTTCGGCAAGGTCATCGCCCGCCACCAGCTCGTACAGGAACTGATCAGCGACATCGCCGTGGACGTGGACGCGGCGCGGCTGCTCACCTGGCGCGTGGCGGATCTCGTCGACCGCGGCGAGCCGTTCGCCACCGAGTCCTCCAAGGCCAAGCTCTTCGCCTCGGAGGCCGCGGTGCGCGCCGCGAACAACGCGCTCCAGGTCTTCGGCGGCTACGGCTACATCGACGAGTACCCGGCCGGCAAGCTGCTGCGCGACGCCCGCGTGATGACGCTCTACGAGGGCACCAGCCAGATCCAGAAGCTGGTCATCGGCCGTGCGCTGACCGGGGTCTCGGCGTTCTGA
- a CDS encoding TetR/AcrR family transcriptional regulator produces MSTAEETADGELRPWAEVTPDAARRLLIAAVEAFAERGYHATTTRDIASRAGMSPAALYIHYKTKEELLHRISRIGHEKALDILRTAAGREGSPAERLADAVSSFVRWHAGGRTTARVVQYELDSLGADARAEIIALRRQVDAEVRTIIQDGVAAGDFDVPDVPGTTLAILSLCIDVARWFNVNGPRTPEMVGDLYADLVLRMVGVKD; encoded by the coding sequence ATGAGTACGGCGGAGGAGACGGCCGACGGCGAACTGCGGCCGTGGGCCGAGGTCACCCCGGACGCGGCCCGGCGGCTGCTGATCGCCGCGGTGGAGGCCTTCGCCGAGCGCGGGTACCACGCGACGACGACCCGTGACATCGCGAGCCGGGCGGGGATGAGTCCGGCGGCGCTCTACATCCACTACAAGACCAAGGAAGAACTGCTCCACCGGATCAGCAGGATCGGCCACGAGAAGGCCCTGGACATCCTGCGGACCGCGGCCGGCCGCGAGGGCAGCCCGGCCGAGCGGCTCGCCGACGCCGTCAGCTCCTTCGTCCGCTGGCACGCCGGGGGGCGCACCACCGCCCGGGTCGTGCAGTACGAGCTGGACTCGCTCGGCGCGGACGCCCGCGCGGAGATCATCGCGCTGCGCCGCCAGGTCGACGCCGAGGTGCGCACGATCATCCAGGACGGTGTCGCCGCGGGCGACTTCGACGTCCCCGACGTGCCGGGCACCACGCTCGCCATCCTGTCCCTGTGCATCGACGTGGCCCGCTGGTTCAACGTGAACGGCCCCCGCACCCCGGAGATGGTCGGCGACCTGTACGCGGACCT
- a CDS encoding TetR/AcrR family transcriptional regulator — protein MARPRKPLLSTDRIVGTARTLVDSEGLAAVSTRRLAAELGVSGPSLYNHFRTKDQILEAVADSVSAQVDLSMFEDGRDWRTALHDWAVSYRAALRDHPNIVPVLARGPGRRPAGLRLADAVFGGMVAAGWPAAQATSIGAVMRYFVTGSALSSFAGGFVDDEAAYDPADYPHLGQAHLLAEQQEKIDERAFETGLRALLDGLALQFEALRGERGGSLRG, from the coding sequence ATGGCCCGACCGCGCAAGCCCCTCCTCAGCACCGACCGCATCGTCGGGACGGCACGGACACTCGTGGACTCCGAGGGGCTCGCCGCGGTGTCGACGCGGCGGCTGGCGGCGGAACTGGGGGTGAGCGGACCGTCCCTCTACAACCACTTCCGCACGAAGGACCAGATCCTGGAGGCGGTCGCGGACTCCGTGAGCGCGCAGGTCGACCTGTCGATGTTCGAGGACGGGCGGGACTGGCGGACCGCGCTGCACGACTGGGCCGTGTCGTACCGGGCCGCGCTGCGCGACCATCCCAACATCGTCCCCGTCCTGGCGCGGGGGCCCGGGCGGCGGCCGGCCGGACTGCGGCTCGCGGACGCGGTCTTCGGGGGGATGGTGGCCGCCGGATGGCCCGCGGCGCAGGCGACGTCCATCGGGGCGGTGATGCGGTACTTCGTGACGGGGTCCGCGCTGTCGTCGTTCGCCGGCGGGTTCGTGGACGACGAGGCGGCGTACGATCCCGCGGACTATCCGCACCTCGGGCAGGCGCATCTGCTGGCCGAGCAGCAGGAGAAGATCGACGAGCGGGCCTTCGAGACGGGGCTGCGTGCGTTGCTGGACGGGTTGGCCCTGCAGTTCGAGGCGCTGCGGGGGGAACGGGGCGGGTCACTGCGGGGCTGA
- a CDS encoding YiaA/YiaB family inner membrane protein, with protein sequence MSETQVKQQSTAAFHVQAIASFGVAIVATAIGIFKLEADTWVRAFLGIAVLYLVTSAFTLAKVVRDRQEAGQIVSRVDQARLEKLLAEHDPFEKL encoded by the coding sequence ATGAGTGAGACACAGGTCAAGCAGCAGTCCACCGCCGCCTTCCACGTCCAGGCGATCGCCTCGTTCGGCGTCGCGATCGTGGCGACCGCCATCGGCATCTTCAAGCTGGAGGCCGACACCTGGGTGCGCGCCTTCCTGGGCATCGCCGTGCTGTACCTCGTCACCTCCGCGTTCACGCTCGCCAAGGTGGTCCGGGACCGGCAGGAGGCCGGCCAGATTGTCAGCCGCGTCGACCAGGCCCGCCTGGAGAAGCTCCTCGCCGAGCACGACCCCTTCGAGAAGCTCTGA